The Candidatus Woesearchaeota archaeon genome segment TCAACAATTCCTTTACCACCATATGCTGAAGAACTAGCAGTAAGAGCTTCAGAATCAAAAGGTTCTTTTGGAGAAATTGTTACACCATACATTGGTTGGCAAATATTTTCAGCGCAATAGTAATATCCTTTACAAACTTTTTCTGCATTACAATTGGTAGGCTCACATTGTTTGCTGTTACTGTTACATTCTGAATTCTCAGGACAAAGAGGATCTTGCTTTGAAGAGCAGGTAATCTTAGCGCAAATATTTTGCTGGCATGATAAACCTGCTGCGCAAGATTTGCTGTCAATACAAGTATCACCTTCACTAGGAAGTGCATCTTCTTTTGGTGTTTGAGCTGGATTTATAACAACATCATCAGCTAAAAGGCATTCTTTATTTAAGCAGATATTATCTTTTGGACATGCATTGCTACAGGTTCCATCACCAAGGCTTCCATCAGGATTTTTATTCAAGCAAATTCCTTTCAAACATGCTTGATTTGCCAGACAATTAATGTTTTTGCACAAGTCAACTTTATTTTTTTCCAGTAGTTTTCCAATGTCTTGTGGCAGTGATGTAATTCCTGAACATATTCCCCTAAAACAAACAGTATTAAAAGGACATTTTTCAGCACAAGTATTTTCACCAATGTTTCCTTTATTGTCTGTTTGATAACAATTTCCTGCGAAACAGCTGCTTCCTGCAGGACATTTGATAGCTAATGCTAAACAAAGATCAACAGGTTCTTGTTTTGGAGTTGGAATCAGAGCATCTGTTGAAATGCAGGCACCTTTGTCAGGATTGCACCGCGTTGCTTGAGGGCAAACCATTTGGATTTTCCCTGGAAGATTAGTTTTCACGTCACAAAAATATTCGGTTAAATATATGCCTGAACAAGCATCTGTGTAATTTTGTTCATTATAATAAACAGTACCTTTGACGCCATAGTTAACATAAGTTGTTTGGCTTAAAGAAGGAACTATCCCTGAAGAGAGCGGATCATTTTGAGAAATAATATCTGTGTCTTGACAATTTCCTTTAAGGGGGGGCTGAAGAAATGTTTCAGGAATGCACTCTCCTCGACTGCAGATTTCATCTTCAGGACAAAGGTATTTTAAGGTTCCATGTTGTTTTGTTGTCGGATCGCAAAATTGTTCAATAAGATACATAGTACCAGTAATATTCATACATGCATCAGAAAAATTATTCGATTCTGTAGTCACTTTGCCAGGTTCATGATAATTGATATATTGGGCTTGGTCAAGGGAAACATCTATTCCTCCCGGAAGAAGATCATTGCTGCTAATAACATCGGTATCAACACAAATAACATCTTTTTCATTGACACATTGATTGTTCTCACATACTTTTCCTTCACTACAATCACTATGTTGAATACAATCTTCTAAAAGCGGTGATGATATAATGCACTTCCCCGATGAAATTTCACAGATTTCTTTCTCAGTACAGTCTGCGTCAGTTAAACAGGGAGGAATAATGGGTTCAAAGCAAAAGCCTTGATCCAAAGTAACTGACATACCATAAGAATATGCTGCTATTTGTCCATTAATCATATTTTTGTCTTCTTCGAGACATTCTCCATTATTTATATTGCACCATTTGAAATGCGTTTTACAAGAATCTGGAATATCTCCTTTTCCAACAAGGGTAACCTCAAGTGTATGGTCAGCGGTATTTAACTCAGTAGTACTGCCTTCGGACAAAGAAACAAGCTGATCTTTATTCGCTTGATCAGTAATTTTGTAATCACAAACAACTTCCCCGCATTGGAGACTACCAAAATAACCTTTTCCTGAAATATCTTTTGATGATGAAAGAGACAACTCGCCTGATTTAAATATAGAAAAATAAAAAAGCACTAAAGAGATCACAACTACAAACACTAAGATATGCGTATTTCTTTCATTAGGAGATTTTGATGAAGATAATCGTTTACGAGCTGCTTTTTTCTTAGCTTTACGCATTACATACCAACCTTTTTTAAATAGTTTATATAACTAAAGTTCTTAAATTTTATAAATTTGAGAACTTTAGTTATATAAATATATCGTAAAATTAAGTATGATCTAGATTTCTAATATGACGGTAGGGGTCAATTGGTTTAGTTTTCCCCTTTTTGTGACATTCTTGGCAAAAACGAAAGAATTTTGGGACATTTCTACCTGGCCCAGCAGAAATTTCCTGATCGACACGATGATTTTCACAAGTGTATCGCCTACAATGGTCGCAATAAAATTCAGTTTGTATACCACAAACATAACATAATCCATCAGTTTGATAGCGAAAACCCATAATGTTACTTAAAGAAGTAAGTAGTATATAAAGATTAATATTTAAAAGATATGACCTGTTTCTTAGTATTATACTATGGAGTTTGCTGAAGTTACTGAGTGGGGAGAACTTGAAGAGGTGTTACGCAGCACGAATAGTTGTATAACCCCTGATTCATCGTTTGGTTCAGTATTTCCAGCATATGATAAGAGTAAAATTGCGTGTGATGATTTTCAACATAATCCTGCAGTAAAATATTTCATTTATTTAGATGGTGACACTAAAGGATATATTAGAATATTCAAACAACATGAAGACGATGGTGACACTGGTTTTATTGATTATATTTGTCCGTTATATGGATGTCCAGTAGTACTATTGAAATTATTATTAAGGCAAACAACAATGCAAAGATTGTATCTTAATCCTCGACGTATAACTAATAGTGTTCCACCGTTAGCTGCTGAAATTAAAACATTACATTTAGAACTATCACCTCAACACGCAGATTATTTTCCTTCTAATCATAGAAGTTATCAGGTACTTGTTCTTCCGAAAGAATAAAGAGAACTTTGCAAAATTATGGTTACTGCCAAAATGGTGAGCATTTTCGAAATACTTATTGAGCAATTTTCAGAGTTCCAGAGAGAAAATTGCTTTGTTAAATGGAAATCTCAATGCGAACTGGCAG includes the following:
- a CDS encoding LamG domain-containing protein, translating into MRKAKKKAARKRLSSSKSPNERNTHILVFVVVISLVLFYFSIFKSGELSLSSSKDISGKGYFGSLQCGEVVCDYKITDQANKDQLVSLSEGSTTELNTADHTLEVTLVGKGDIPDSCKTHFKWCNINNGECLEEDKNMINGQIAAYSYGMSVTLDQGFCFEPIIPPCLTDADCTEKEICEISSGKCIISSPLLEDCIQHSDCSEGKVCENNQCVNEKDVICVDTDVISSNDLLPGGIDVSLDQAQYINYHEPGKVTTESNNFSDACMNITGTMYLIEQFCDPTTKQHGTLKYLCPEDEICSRGECIPETFLQPPLKGNCQDTDIISQNDPLSSGIVPSLSQTTYVNYGVKGTVYYNEQNYTDACSGIYLTEYFCDVKTNLPGKIQMVCPQATRCNPDKGACISTDALIPTPKQEPVDLCLALAIKCPAGSSCFAGNCYQTDNKGNIGENTCAEKCPFNTVCFRGICSGITSLPQDIGKLLEKNKVDLCKNINCLANQACLKGICLNKNPDGSLGDGTCSNACPKDNICLNKECLLADDVVINPAQTPKEDALPSEGDTCIDSKSCAAGLSCQQNICAKITCSSKQDPLCPENSECNSNSKQCEPTNCNAEKVCKGYYYCAENICQPMYGVTISPKEPFDSEALTASSSAYGGKGIVEDAVTVYNWYKNNNSITVFNIPVDASHVKETKNSIKDISGNNLFVEKYGGQLYSDASLPTDKYSLSISGNNEYLKIPFSSELNVDAFTLELMINPQKLTGKRYIIGVENAFSLIHDSEKGLLFTIHGVKGGTANVSLAPLKEKQWYHVALQYTAKIQGSELSLFVDGTLVATESSKVVMQDIENDLYIGLSPEKKQAFEGYLDELRMYSFLVPEMQLKKNVKGFDTIHESLTSAGDVWKVVVYVYDDQGKLVINKNIKSYDQVEIQKNQPQQDVKKDNSDDKKGGKKTPSNLYKGNIFDKTTSSASVVSKNKPNYFSITKLEKKQKSSAKAAASKPVIQQTKAIKEEAVKPTCSDNIKNQDETNIDCGGSCEPCSEEQAKLARWWIWVVLAVSLFGILVLIGEARVYNLFSRTPKLTTSKQVPQTTIVPKEDGALAFMKEQLNQGIKKDEIIDHMLAAGWDEEFIHNLFDKHFEHMLSERDKAQLTKFVDYYKKKGMSSEEIKQTLEDGGWDKDVLDKLLGK